The window AGAAGATATCGAAAAAGCTTTTGAAAGCGCCAAGCAGGAAGCTGCGGCCGCTTTTGGTAATGACGGGATGTATATGGAGAAGCTTATCGAAGAACCCCGCCACATAGAGATCCAGGTCATCGGAGACCAATACGGAAAAGCGTGTCACCTGTCTGAAAGAGATTGTTCTATTCAGCGACGTCACCAAAAATTAACGGAAGAAACACCTTCTCCGTTCATGACCGATGAGTTGCGTGATGCTATGGGTAAAGCGGCTGTAAAAGCGGCAGAATACATTAAGTATGAAGGCGCCGGAACCGTTGAGTTTTTAGTTGATAAGCACCGTAATTTCTATTTTATGGAAATGAATACCCGTATTCAGGTAGAGCACCCGATTACGGAACAGGTAATAGATTACGATCTGATTCGCGAGCAAATATTGGTTGCTGCGGGAGTGCCGATCTCAGGTAAGAACTATACGCCAAAGCTTCACTCTATGGAATGTCGTATCAACGCCGAAGATCCATATAACGATTTCAGACCATCACCTGGCAGGATTACAACCTTACATGCACCGGGAGGTCATGGAGTTCGCTTGGATACCCACGTCTACGGAGGTTATGTGATTCCGCCGAATTATGATTCAATGATCGCAAAACTGATCACAACGGCTCAGACAAGAGAAGAGGCTATCAATAAAATGAAGCGTGCACTCGATGAGTTTGTTATCGAAGGTATTAAAACTACAATTCCGTTCCACAGGCAACTTATGGACGATCCTGATTTTATAGCAGGGAACTATACCACCAAGTTTATGGAAGACTTCAAAATGAAGCCTCAGGAATAAACAGGATACAACTTATTTTTTACAAGGAGCTTTTTTAAGCTCCTTTTTTGTTTTTAAGGGGTTTCAAAATATATTTATAAAATGATAAAGAGAGATGTATACAGGGAATGCACGTTATTTGTTAATCGTAGGCTTTCGGTGCTTACAAGGCAAATACATGAGCTGGAAGAAGGTTTACAGTCCGAAACCAAAAGCAGTGCCGGAGATAAGCACGAAACCGGAAGGGCCATGATGCATCTGGAACGTGAGAAAATAGGACAACAACTGGCTGAACTGGAAAAACTTAAAGCAGTGCTGGCAAAGATCGATCCCGAAAAAAAAAGTTCTCAGGCATCCTTGGGCAGTATAGTCTATACAGATAAGGCGAACTATTTTCTTAGCATCAGCGCAGGCCTGGTTAATGTTGATGAGACCTCTTTTTATGCCATTTCATTACAAACCCCCGTCGGTCGGTTGTTACTTAACAGGTCGGTAAACGATACCGTGTATTTTAACGGAACGCCGATAACCATTCAGAAAATAGAATAAATATAAATTATCTAACGGTTGAGCGTATTATTTGAATATTTGCCTACATTTAATAAACCACCTCGACGCAAGCCCCGTGAAATTCCTTTAGGAACATTTCACAAGGGTAAGTGTCGGAGCATTTAAATATCGATAATCGAGTAAACCACCTGGGAGAGTCGGGAGACTTTGATCACCGGGTTAAGCGATGTGTAATTGATACCGGTTGAAATATGAACTATAGCTATTGGGAAATAAAGCAGTGGTTTTCTAAAATTGATTTTATAATCGTTGGTAGTGGCATCGTAGGACTGAACAGCGCCTTAATGCTACGCAGCTTATACCCGAAGGCTTCTGTACTGGTGTTGGAAAAAGGAATCTTGCCCCAGGGAGCAAGTACCAGAAATGCTGGTTTTGCCTGTTTTGGAAGCTTATCGGAGTTGTTGGACGATCTGAATTTCCATACCGAAGAAGAAATGCTTCAATTGGTGAAAATGAGGTATGAGGGGCTAAAGCTTCTGAAAAAGAATTTAGGCTCAAAAAATATTCGCTATAAAAATCATGGAGGATACGAGGTTTTTTTAAAACAGCAAGGAGAGTTCTTTGAGTCGTGCCTTGAAAACCGGAAACGGATAAATAAGTTGCTTAAACCTTATTTTAAACAAGGAGTGTTCAAGGTCAGGAAGAATGACTTCTGCTTTCGGGGAGTTCAGGAGTATCTGATCTTTAACCGGTTTGAAGGGCAGATAGATACCGGCAAGATGATGGATGTATTGTTGAAAGAATGTGCCAAAAAACATATCCATATCTTGAATTCAATAAAAGTATCGGGCTTTGAAGACCAGGGCAATGAAGTAAGTGTGGTTACAGATCACTTCGCCTTGAGAACAAAAAAACTTTTAATAGCCACCAATGGTTTTACTGAAAGTCTGCTCAGTATAGATGTAAAACCGGCCAGGGCTCAGGTACTCATAACCAAACCGATTAAAGCTCTTCCTTTTAAAGGGACCTTTCATCTCGATAAAGGGTTTTACTATTTTAGAAATATCAACGGAAGGGTATTGTTCGGTGGTGGCAGAAACCTGGATATGGAAGGTGAAACAACAACATCCTTCGGAGAAACCCCTCTTATCCAGAATAAGTTGGAAGCACTTTTAAAAACGACTATCTTGCCTGAAACACCTTTTGAGATAGCGCATCGCTGGAGCGGTATAATGGGAGTGGGTCCCGTTAAAAAACCTATCGTCAGACAGCTTTCGGACAATGTGTATTGCGGAGTGAGGTTAGGAGGCATGGGGGTTGCAATAGGGGCTCAAATAGGTGCGGACTTGGCTAACTTAACTCAAATCAATGATTAAAAAATTTTTCAGGTTTCTTTTCAAGACACTTTTATGGCTTGTCGTGATATCCGTGTTCTTTGTGCTTGCATACAAATGGTTGCCCGTGCCTGTTACACCGTTAATGGTGATACGGAATATAGAACAAAAACAGGCGGGAGGGGCAGTCGTATGGAAACACCAATGGGTACCCATCGAAAGTATATCCGAAAATCTGCAGCTGGCAGTTATTTGCAGTGAGGACCAGAAGTTTTTAAATCATAACGGTTTTGATATGGAGGCTATAGAAAAAGCCTTCAAAAAAAATAAAAAGCGAGAACGTATAAAAGGAGCCAGTACCATAAGCCAGCAAACAGCCAAAAATGTTTTTTTGTGGCCTAAGCGTAGCTGGGTGAGAAAGGGCCTTGAGGTCTATTTTACATTTTTAATAGAATTATGCTGGTCTAAAGAACGTATCCTGGAGGTATACCTGAACAGTATAGAAATGGGCGACGGGGTGTATGGAGCCGAAGCCGCCAGTTGGTATTGGTTCAATAAATCGGCCGGGAAGCTTACCAGGTATGAAGCTGCGGCCCTGGCAGCAATACTTCCTAACCCCCGAAAGTACAGAGCCAGTCCGGCAACTTCTTACATTCGGTCAAGAAAAGAATGGATCGTTCACCAAATGGAAAATTACGGTCCGTTCAGCCTCGAAAAGAAAAGCGATAAATAAGGAAGTTCTTGTTATAAATGATTGTTTTCGACGGTGGATTAAATTAATTTTGCCCACCAATATATGAGGATCTTTCTTATGGGAATTACCCGACATGTGCTATTTTCTGCATTGATTTTTCAAATGTTTTCTGCTCTTGCTTTTCAGACCACTATTGAAAAGTCCTTTGCAGGGATTCAAAAGCGTGGCGACAGCCTGATGAGGCTCGGGAAATTTCAGAAGGCGGCTGAAGATTTTAATACGGTCTATCAGCACGGGCTTCAGCAAAATGATTCAGCTTTGCTGGCTCTGGCCTGCAACGGACTCGGGAGTGTCCGTCTGTATAAAAAGGAACTTGATTCCGCAGTGCATTTTTATTTTAAAGGCTTGTCATATCTCCCCACAGGGACAAGGGGCATGGAAAGGATCAAGATATTAAATAATCTGGCCATAGTCCATTCTCATTTAAAGCAGTACGAAAAAGCGAAACAATTCTTTGAAGAAGCACTCCCTGAAGCCGAAGGAAACTTACTGCTGAGCATTCTTAGCAATAGTTACGGGGTGTATGTAAACCTGAACGAAGATCAAAAAGCGGAAGCATGCCTAAACAAGGCGATACAATTATCTGACGAATTGCAAAATCCCTATGTAAAATCGGTGCTGTATACCAATCAATGTGATTTCTATCTTAGGCAGAAAAGATGGGATAAAGCATTGAAATCCGGATTGGCGGGGCTGGCCATTAAAGAAGAGATCCAAAGTAAAGAGCATACAAT of the Zhouia spongiae genome contains:
- the mtgA gene encoding monofunctional biosynthetic peptidoglycan transglycosylase, giving the protein MIKKFFRFLFKTLLWLVVISVFFVLAYKWLPVPVTPLMVIRNIEQKQAGGAVVWKHQWVPIESISENLQLAVICSEDQKFLNHNGFDMEAIEKAFKKNKKRERIKGASTISQQTAKNVFLWPKRSWVRKGLEVYFTFLIELCWSKERILEVYLNSIEMGDGVYGAEAASWYWFNKSAGKLTRYEAAALAAILPNPRKYRASPATSYIRSRKEWIVHQMENYGPFSLEKKSDK
- the accC gene encoding acetyl-CoA carboxylase biotin carboxylase subunit, encoding MFKKILIANRGEIALRVIRTCKEMGIKTVAVYSTADAESLHVRFADEAVCIGPAPSKDSYLKIPNIIAAAEITNADAIHPGYGFLSENSRFSKICEEHDIKFIGASAEQIDRMGDKATAKETMIEAGVPVVPGSEGLLGSIEETKKLAKEVGYPVMLKATAGGGGKGMRAVWKEEDIEKAFESAKQEAAAAFGNDGMYMEKLIEEPRHIEIQVIGDQYGKACHLSERDCSIQRRHQKLTEETPSPFMTDELRDAMGKAAVKAAEYIKYEGAGTVEFLVDKHRNFYFMEMNTRIQVEHPITEQVIDYDLIREQILVAAGVPISGKNYTPKLHSMECRINAEDPYNDFRPSPGRITTLHAPGGHGVRLDTHVYGGYVIPPNYDSMIAKLITTAQTREEAINKMKRALDEFVIEGIKTTIPFHRQLMDDPDFIAGNYTTKFMEDFKMKPQE
- a CDS encoding GreA/GreB family elongation factor; protein product: MIKRDVYRECTLFVNRRLSVLTRQIHELEEGLQSETKSSAGDKHETGRAMMHLEREKIGQQLAELEKLKAVLAKIDPEKKSSQASLGSIVYTDKANYFLSISAGLVNVDETSFYAISLQTPVGRLLLNRSVNDTVYFNGTPITIQKIE
- a CDS encoding NAD(P)/FAD-dependent oxidoreductase is translated as MNYSYWEIKQWFSKIDFIIVGSGIVGLNSALMLRSLYPKASVLVLEKGILPQGASTRNAGFACFGSLSELLDDLNFHTEEEMLQLVKMRYEGLKLLKKNLGSKNIRYKNHGGYEVFLKQQGEFFESCLENRKRINKLLKPYFKQGVFKVRKNDFCFRGVQEYLIFNRFEGQIDTGKMMDVLLKECAKKHIHILNSIKVSGFEDQGNEVSVVTDHFALRTKKLLIATNGFTESLLSIDVKPARAQVLITKPIKALPFKGTFHLDKGFYYFRNINGRVLFGGGRNLDMEGETTTSFGETPLIQNKLEALLKTTILPETPFEIAHRWSGIMGVGPVKKPIVRQLSDNVYCGVRLGGMGVAIGAQIGADLANLTQIND